The nucleotide window GTCTTCATCACACGCCAGCCTCAGCGCTGCCTCAGACGACCGAAAAGCTAGGCTCGcgaagctcaagaacctcaagcgCAAGCAACCTGGAGACGAAATTGTTGCACCAGAATCAGAAAGAGCCCAATCCCCTCCCGTAGAGCCAGATGTCTCACGACTCCATGTCTCTGGCCGCAACTATGACCCTGAAACCAGAGGCCCcaagcttggctttgagcAGGACCCAaccctcaatcttgacaagCCAACGCTCGAAGAACAAGCTGCCGAAGTGGAAGCAGAGGTCAAGCAAAAGGCGgcagaagaagcccaagacgaTCAAGG belongs to Fusarium oxysporum Fo47 chromosome V, complete sequence and includes:
- a CDS encoding cwf18 pre-mRNA splicing factor-domain-containing protein, which encodes MSSSHASLSAASDDRKARLAKLKNLKRKQPGDEIVAPESERAQSPPVEPDVSRLHVSGRNYDPETRGPKLGFEQDPTLNLDKPTLEEQAAEVEAEVKQKAAEEAQDDQGVDLFKLQPKKPNWDLKRELDRKMEVLNVRTDNAIARLVRDRITGAQKAAAKRDAVEDAQGTGEATGMDGVALVEGLRVREKEEEEEEERREREEDAALGV